In a genomic window of Gouania willdenowi chromosome 11, fGouWil2.1, whole genome shotgun sequence:
- the med10 gene encoding mediator of RNA polymerase II transcription subunit 10 produces MAEKFDNLEEHLEKFIEKHSTVGIIVSDFQPSSQTGLNQKLNFMISGLQDIEKCRQQLHEINVPLEVFDYIDQGRNPQLYTKECLERALARNEQVKGKIDTMTKFKSLLISEVGKVFPEEMAKYKAIHGEDAPS; encoded by the exons atggctgaaaagtttgataaCCTCGAGGAGCACCTGGAGAAATTCATCGAGAAACATTCGACAGTGGGAATCATAGTTAGTGACTTTCAGCCGAGCAGTCAGACAGGACTGAACCAGAAGCT AAACTTCATGATATCCGGTCTGCAGGACATAGAGAAGTGTCGCCAGCAGCTGCATGAGATCAACGTGCCGCTGGAGGTGTTTGA TTATATCGACCAAGGCCGAAACCCTCAGCTGTACACCAAGGAATGTCTGGAGAGAGCCTTGGCGAGAAACGAGCAGGTCAAGGGGAAAATAGACACTATGACG aAATTCAAGAGTCTTTTGATCTCCGAGGTCGGCAAAGTTTTCCCAGAAGAGATGGCTAAGTACAAGGCTATACACGGTGAAGACGCCCCGTCCTAG